Within Coturnix japonica isolate 7356 chromosome 13, Coturnix japonica 2.1, whole genome shotgun sequence, the genomic segment CCACAGCACACCTCCTGCCCCACCTCCCCGCTGCCTCCATCCCCCGTTTGGCAACCTCCCACCACACACGGGGCCGCTCCCAGCCCTTTCCCCAGTGCCACCGGGGCTCTGCCCGTGACTCACGGTGCCGGAGGTgatggtgcagagctgctgctggcatcgCCGTGCCACGGGCGCTCCCCTCGAGCCAAGGCTGGCTTCCAGGCTCCTCGACCCTCCTACTCCACCAGGAACGCGGGGATCGAGCCACAGGTGTGGAAGCCTTCCTTTTACTACAAGTAGAGAGTGAACGTGGGCAGATGTTGGGCTCCCCCCCAGCTGGCCAAACCCTCAAGCGTTGCTTAGGGGGATGTGCAAAAAGCCAAACCGACCTGTGAAAGGGGgacaaaaaaatgaaagacaaaatgaagtAGAGCAGTGGCTCCCAGAGCCCAACCCTAtggcagtgctatggggtgaggaCACGGTGCTGAGCCCCACTGGGGCAATGGGAGCTGTGTGTCTGTGCCAAATGGGGCCGAGtctgcaaagcaaagtgcaTGGACAGGAGCACCGCTGACCCGCAgcacctctgctgctttctctcttgcCTGGAAACTTTATGGAGCGGTCTGGCTCTGCCTCAGTCCTTTTCTCACCTTCTGCACTTCCAGCTCTCCAAACCAAAGCATGGCCAAGGGGACACTCCGCCCTCCCACCGCACTGTGCCTGCTCCTatctcttctgctgctcctttgggATCTGTCTCTTATTTGCTCCCTCATCACAGAGAAAAGCCTCCTCCCCACTGTGGGGTGGCACTGGGGTTATGCTGTGATCCCTGTACCTCCCTTGTCTCCTTCCATGTCCAGGAAGGAGGTGTATTGCTTAGACTGATGCTGCTCTGTCTGATCCAGCCTGGCAGCAGCCAGCTaacaaatgctgctgcagctgggcagctCAGTGCCGGGCTGGGCTGCTAACAGGGCTGGCACAGCCAGGAGACGAGGGACTGCATGggcagggctcagtgctggaggcTCAGAGGCATCTCCAGGGCCTGACAGCTCAAGGTCTGACTGTGGGATGCACCAGCAGATGTGCTCCTTGCCCAGATGCTTCCTCACATCCAATGGGCACATGCCAGACCCATCCTGCACAGCAAGGGGACGGGGTTGGGGCAGGGAGGTGCCCAATGGAGACAGGGAGTACCATGGGCTcttgctgctctctgcattAACAAGTTGCCTTTtgactgtgcttttatttctcctgcacttttcccccttcctctttctcaaTACACTCACGTGTACTATCAAACctgtctcttctctttcctgctgGCTCAGGAGGATCTGCAGGGTCGCAAAGCTCGGCACCAGGGGCATCAACACATAGTGAGACCCTGGGTTATGTATGGAACCggatgatctttaatgtcccttccaacccaagccattctgtgattctgtttggGTAAGAGTGATGGATTGTGGCTTGGCCAGTCTCTGTGGGTCAATAATGGCCCCATCTACACGGGCAGTGGCAGCACCGCAGGGCAGAGATGTCCCCATGTGCCCACACCAATGGAACGTTGCTTCTGTCACCAAAAAAGGCCTCTTGGGAGGGAACATTAGAGTTGCTCCCCTCTCACCTCTTCTCCCCATCACCATCACTAGGTCTCCAAGCAGCGCCATCGGGGGACACTAATGCACTTTCTGTCCCCGCAGGAAAGGCGGCCGTCCCTCCCTGCCTCGCCCACTTGGACCCCACGGCTGGCGCGGCACCAGGGCAGCCAGGACGGCTGGGCCAGTCCCATCTCGGTGCCCGAGCTGGAGCAGGGGCCGCCCCGGTCTCCGCCCTGGAGCGAGCGGTCGCTGTCCCCGCAGCGGCAGGACACCGAGCCCCGCGCCAGCCGCCAGATGCAAGCGCGGCTCGCCAGGAACATCATCAACGCAGCACGCAGGAAGAGCTCCTCTCCCAAACCCCTGGGGCCGGACGGCTCCCGGCCCTTCACCCCCCCGGCCGTGGTTCCCCCCGGTTTGCCGCAGGGGTGCAAAGCCGCGACCCCGCAGCGCGCCCGCAGCGTGCTGGCTGCGCCGGGCAGCCCCTCACCATCGCACAAATCGCCCCTAACGGAGGGGCCCTGTGCCTCCCCCGGGGTGTCCCGAGCCACCTGGGTAGAGGGCCGACGGCTCCTGCTGCCACCCAGCCCGGCCGGGCCGTCCCCAACTCCAAAGAGCCCTTTGGCATCGCCGGTGGTGGGCGCGAGGTCCCCGGCCAAACGCTACAGCTCCCGGTCCCCGACGGACTCGGACGTGTCCATCGACTCCGAAGATTCCGGAACCAAGAGCCCGGGTATCCACAGCTTCAACCTGTGTCCGCGGGGCTGGAGCGGGAGCCTGCGGCTGAAGGCGGGGGGGTTACCGCCGGGAGCCCCCTGCACCTCCTAGAGCGGCCCCAGCCACTCACACCGCTCGGGGACGGGGCAGCCCCCGCGGTGCCACCCGTGGGATGGGGAGAGGCTCCGGGTGCACGGGGTGGCCGCGTCCCTATCAATGCATCACCGGGGTCAGCCACCTCCCGCCCGCCCACAGCCCCGTGTCCCAGCGCTATTTTTACCACCCTAACCTTTTGGGGGCAGGACTGCGTGCTCAGCACTGAGCGCAGGGCAGCTGGCAGCGGGACCATCCCTGTATCCAGTACTGGTGGGggggcacagcccagcaccccaCGGCTCAGCTTTCTGAGGGTGGCACAGCACGGTTGGGGCACCTTGCCCAGCCCTGCTTGGCAGCCCGGCTGCTTTCAATTGAAACCAGATTTGGGGGGAGGAGAAGTGAATATTTTATCCTTCCCTCTTTGTCgctttaatgtttctttttctttttaacttttgaCCCCTCCTGAAGGAACGTCCCCTAAATTCTGCCCTAGTGATAATGAAGATATCCAGAGTTATTTATTGCCATGCCAAGGGGACCATGGACATGTCGCCTCGTGCTGCCCAGGCAGAAGGAGCCAGCACCAACCCCTGtcactgtccccatccctgttcCAATGGAGGGACATGGCAAGGATGGAGGGCAGTGCAAtgtggggaggtgggggcaTGCAGAAGTCAGCAGTGCAGGTTGCAGAAGGCTGGGAGGAGGTCGGGATGCAGGTTTGAGGGTTTGGGGACAGATCGGTGTCTACATGGGAGCTCCCTGCAAGGGGCTGAGCTCCCTGGAGCACAGCAGTAATGGTAAGtgatggggggtgatggggagaGGGGGGCAACAGAGTGGATACAGTTATAGGGTAGAGCTTGGGGAGCAACGCAGGGAGAGCTAAGGCAGCAACTAGAGGGAACCGGGAGGGTGCAGCCCTGGTGCCAGCGAGAGCAGCAAACAAAACGGAGGTGGCACCACAGCATGGTGCCTATTAGGGCAGCCCCTGTCCCTTCCCCTGGGAACATACTGTGGTAGCAAGCATCCTTGTCCCCAGGGTTCTGCAGCCACCACATCCCACCTGCGCCATGCACATGTATTCCCAGCTCGGAAATAAACTGCCGCTATCCcacctgcctgcctgcctgcttccctgctcacagccaccACCCCTGCCTGGGGGTCTGCCCACAaggctcagccctgcacagtgctggggtgGCACCATCCCTGTCCCCAAGGGtcagccccgctccgccccTTTCTCAGCCAGAAATAACCCGTTGCTCTGCAGCCAGACCTCGGCATCCCGGCCAGAGCCCAGCACGGGTCGGGGCGAGCAGTAGAAGCTCAGGGTTCCAGCTGGGACCACCCAACACTGCTGGCTGAAGCCACACTGTGTCTTTgtgcacagcacaacacagggCATCCTCAGCCCCTGCTGCCACAAGGAATCCCCTGGACAGGTAGGGAATCGAGGTGCCGTGCTCGGGCCAAGGGACGGGTGGGTGCACAGGGCTTGGGGACAGCCCAGCCTTGGGGTCCTGATGTGGTCCCTTAATGGTTCACAGCAGGCAGGGCCAGGGAAAGGTTTGCAGAGGAACGAGCTGTTCCATGTTCCTCTATGCTGCTGCCAGATGAGGATGGGTAACATCGGAGCCAGAGGCTGGCAAAGAACCACCTGCCATGCACCATGCAGATACAGCCTGGGGGGACACAGAGCCGCCCAGGGCTCCTATGGGAAGGTGACAGCCTGAATCCCCACTCACCCCACAGGCTGGGCTCCTCGGTTCCTGGCTCTGAGGGGTCGGGGTTGCAGCCTTTGAGACCAGCAGCTGAAAATAGCTCTGCTGAGGTGGAGGGTGGGAGCAGCCAGGGCTCGCAGCTCTGTTTCCAGTGGGGCTCAGGGGTAAGGACgccttgctgcagtgctgggcataGTTCTGCCctaaaggaagataaaaaggaaatcagaCACAGGATGAATCCAGGCCTCCTAACGGGGGTCTGGCGGGAGTGAGAGGTGACAGATGCAAAGATTGGGGTGGGCACACAGAAAGGCAGCTCTACTCACATGTAGGGCATCCccagggctctgagcatccccagtgctgctgtggggagcagCTTCCCATGCCCAGCCATCACCCAGGTCCACCTTTCTCTTGCAGTCGTCCtcatcccacagctctgccccaggaCTGTGGCAGCAGGCGATGACCATCATGAAACCGGATCCTGGAGATGGTaagcagagcacacacacacacaccgccAAGCCCCGATAGCAACCCCCATCCTCACACCAAGGTCCTCACCTATGCTCTCCCCTCACATCTTCAGCTCCCCAGCTGGACCTGGGCAAGAAGATGAGCACACCGCAGGATGTGATGCTGGAGGAGCTCTCCCTGAGCACCAACCGTGGctcccagctcttccagcagcGGCAGAAGCGGATGCAGCGCTTTGTCTTTGAGCACCCCAGTGGCTACAGGAAGGTGTGTGTGCCTGGCTCTGGGCAGGGTGGTGCCCCCCACCTCTTGCAGCCTTAGCAGGGGATGGCTCGGTGGGCTGGGTGCACGGCGTGGTCCAGCATCCCACTCGCAATAaggggatggcagcacagccctgagccctgTCCTCCACTTCTTGCAGCTCCCAGGGCCAGCTGGCTCACACGGCActgagagaggagaaggagcagCCAATGAGTGGACAGTGAGTAGACAGCATCAAAGGTAGCATCAAAGCGTTCCTGCTTGTCTCCCTCGCTCCCCCATTTTGGGCAGCTGGGCAGGCTGAGCCCCCAACCCTTCTACCCACAGGCTGGGAATGCTGAGGGCCAGCAGAGCTTTCACTCCGAGCTGCACGTGGCAGTGTCACCCCATGGTGGGCCTCCCGAGGTGCCAAAGACAGAAAAGGTCTTGCACATGATTAAAGTCCTCAATCCAGATTCTCTGGCACCAGGTAAGTTCACATCCCAAATCTGACcctgttgtggtttccatgcagtgctatagggTAGCTCTGTACATGccctggaggctgcagcagcaagaggaaagcCAGTATTGCCACACGGCTCCCTTGGTTTTATATGGATATATAAATATAGCAGTGTTCTTACATGTATGTAACCCCCTCCCCACAGGGTACTCAACCCCTCTCAAAGAAGTGCCCCCAGAGAAGTTCAACGCCACCGCCATTCCCAAGGGCTACCGCTCCCCGTGGTACGGACACATGGGCGACAAGGACAAGGCTGTGGGCAGTGAGAACCAGCTGCCCATGAAACTCCCACATGGGGATTTCATAAACTTCAACAGGTAAGGATGGCTGAAGTaccagcacccccagcctggagcacctccctctatccctccatccatcccattgGGTACCATCAGGGAGTAGACAGCCTACACCTGCTGAAGCTTGGGAGGACTTGCT encodes:
- the MYOZ3 gene encoding myozenin-3 — encoded protein: MTIMKPDPGDAPQLDLGKKMSTPQDVMLEELSLSTNRGSQLFQQRQKRMQRFVFEHPSGYRKLPGPAGSHGTERGEGAANEWTAGNAEGQQSFHSELHVAVSPHGGPPEVPKTEKVLHMIKVLNPDSLAPGYSTPLKEVPPEKFNATAIPKGYRSPWYGHMGDKDKAVGSENQLPMKLPHGDFINFNRTPTPFDKAQLSDLFYVPPAELDLSVLDVISRRPNFNRVPQGWARVLPESDEL